In Planctomycetota bacterium, the DNA window GCGGCCAGCACCATCCGTGCAACACGCTGGCCCAAATACTTGCGGTTCGTCAGGCCGTCGTGGACGCCGCATCGTGGAACTCGGGACGCCACTGTGCGGGCTGGCTCGGCGTTCTGGCCGTCTACGCCCTGGGCGCCGTGGTGGTCACGCAGGATCCCGTCATGGGGCTCGTCGCGGGTGTCTGCACAGCGACGGCTCTCGGCGGCAGCATGCTGTTGATCGCGTTCGCGACCACGATCCACGCGGCCGAGAACCGCGCTGCCCGGGCCTTGTGGGTACGGCACTTCTGGCTGCTCCACACGCCGTGGCTGGTGGCGCCGATGATGGCGGCGGTCGCGATCGCCACAGCGGTCCTGTGGCCGGGCCCGAATGCGGCCAACTACGCGTTCGCCGCGCTTGCCGTGGGTGCATCGTTCTGGCTGATTGGCTGCGCGGTTGCGTTCGCGGCATGGCAGCGGAGGATGGCTGCCGACGCGGCACGGCTCCGCCTTGGCCGGGGCATCCGGCATCGGGTGTACGTCGCCGGAGCGGCCTGCATGCTCGGCGCGATGCTCCTGGGATTCCTGGCGGGTGGCGCGTCCGCCATCGGGGCCATCGTGTGGGCACCGGCGGACGAGGCCACCCGGGTCGCCACCTCCATCTGAGCAACCCCGCTACCCTTGGCCCCCTTCCGAGACGCCACCCAAGGAGCCCCGCCATGGAGACCACGCTGATCATCCTCAAGCCCGACGCCGTGCAGCGGGGGCTCGTCGGCCGAGTCATCGCACGCCTTGAGGACAAGGGCCTGCAGATCGTCGGCTGCAAGCTGATGCAGATCAGCCAGGAGCTGGCCGCCACCCACTACGGCGAGCACAAGGGCAAGCCGTTCTACGACGGCCTCGTCCGCTTCATGACCGGGGCGCCCGTGCTGGTTCTGGCCGTCCGTGGGCTGGGAGCCATCGCCATCTGCCGCAAGCTCATGGGCGCGACCTTCGGCAGCAAGGCCGAGCCCGGGACCATCCGCGGCGACTTCGGTGTCTCCAACAGCTTCAACCTGATCCACGGCTCGGACAGCCCCGAGGCCGCCGAGCGCGAACTCAAGCTGTTCTTCGGAGAGGGCGAGGTGCTCGACTACGAGCGGGCGATCAACCAGTGGGTGTACGACCTCTCCAGCGGCTCGCCGGAGTAGGCCGCGCAGCCCGCGGGCGGGGCGACGTTCGATGGTTCAGGCGGTCGAGGCGACGCGACGCGGTGTTTCCACCGCTCGGGTTTCGACCACGCGGGTCTCGACCACCGGCGCCTCGCCGGCGGATCGGCCGGGCGGAGCGTCCTCCTGCGCGATCTGGTCGGCCACCTCGCGGCGGTGGACGTCGATCGTCCGCGGGAAGTCGAACGCGAGACGGATGCGATCGCCCTTGATGGACGCGATCCGCACGACGCCGATCGGGTTGCGCGGGTCGCCCACCACGACCTCTTCGCCCTCTCTCCGTGTGATCACCAGCATGGCATGCCCCCGGGCGGCCCCACCATGGCCGCTCCACCTGGGCTGAGTGTAACCGACAGGCCCACCGAACGCGCGTCAAAAAACCCCGGCCCCTGGGGGGACGCCCCGATAACCCACAAATGGCGCACGATCCTGGGGTTATGCGATGATTCGAGGAGCGGGGCGAACACGTTATCCACAGGATGTGCAGGGTCAGTCGACACCTGTCGTGGGGTCGCGTGCGGCGCTTCCGAGGGCGGTGCGCCGACGGGTCCTCTCGCGCTAGTCCTCGTCCAGCGCTTCCACGGCGGTCACCTCGGGCACGTGCTGCTGGAGGTTCCGCTCGATGCCGCTCTGCAGGGTCAGGGTGCTGGACGGGCACCCGACGCAGGCCCCGTGCAGGCGGATGCGGACCAGGCCCTCGGCGGTGACCTCCACGAGCTCGACGTCGCCGCCGTCGGCCTGGATGGCCGGCCGGATCTGCTCGATCACCCGCTCGACGCGCTCGCGGACGGTCCCGGTGAGCCGCAGCGTGGGCGTCTCGACCGCGTTGGATTCGGCTTGTGGAAGGCTCTGGTTCTTGGCCACGGTGTGCGGTCCTCGGCGATGAACGCCAGCTTTCGCTCCGCTGATACTATGAACCCATGCTGCCATACGCACGGAATGCGGCGACGATACCCGCCCTGACCCTGGTTCTTGGCCTTTGCCTGGCACTCTGCGGGCTATCGGCCCTCGGCTGCGCATCGGCGGGGGAACGCCCGACCGGCGATGCGCTGACCGACCTGCAGAACCCGGAGTTGCGGGTGCCCCAGCGGATCGAGGCGATCGATCAAGCCTGGGAGGACCCGTCGATCTTCCGCGGCGACATCCGCGAGGCGCTGCGGGGGCTGGTCTGGGCCGAGCAGGCGCCCGCGGACCTGCGGCTCGCGGCGCTCGACAAGCTGATGGGCGACGCATCTCCCGAGGGGCTGGCCGAATCGCGGACCTTCATCCGCCTCCGCGTGCCCCGCGTGGGCAACTACGAGATGGTGCGGCGGATGGGCGTGCTGGCGGTGGCGCGGGGGTGGCGGGACCTGACGCCGGCCTTCGTCCGCAGCTACGCGCAGGTGGACGAGGTCATCCCCGACGAGGAGCGCATCGAGCGAGACATCTTGGAGGCGCTCAACCCCGAGGAGTCGCTCGAGCGGATCGTCATCCGCGTGTTCCTCGACCCCAACCAGCCGCCGATCGCCGGCGAGGACGTCAACGACCGCGTCCGGGCGGAGGCGTGGGATCTGCTTGCGCGGCTGGATCCCTCGGGCGACGCGCGGCGGGACATCCTCGCCGGCGAGCAGCTGCCCGCCGACGCCGAGGGCACCCGCGTGCTCGGGGCCATGCGCCGAGGCCTCACCGAGCTGCGGGTCGTGCCGCGAACGGGCGACGAGCTCCGCTGGTTGCTCTCGCTGGCCGATAGCGGCCGCTCCAGCAACGCCGCCTGGTGGAACGAGGTGGCGACCATCGTGCGGCGGCTGGATAGCGACCAGGCCGCGGGGCTGCGGCTGCGGCACCTCGAGGTGCTCCGCTGGGCGTCGGTCTACCGCGAGCCCTGGCTCAGGCAGAGCCGCCAGGAGATGCTCTCGCGATTGGCGCAGCGGCTGGCCGAGCGCGAGTTCACGCCGCGGCGTGCCGACGAGCGCGAGCTCCGCGACATCCCGCAGGAATTCGTCGACGCAAGGCCGGCCCTGAGCTGGGGCGACGCCGTCTCGCTGCTGGCCCTCGACGTAGCGCTGCACGACCC includes these proteins:
- a CDS encoding zinc ribbon domain-containing protein: MTSIASTTNLTPCWGCGHPVPLQGTPRCPECGREHDSLPCTRCKFPVPFGERRVCPECGQHHPCNTLAQILAVRQAVVDAASWNSGRHCAGWLGVLAVYALGAVVVTQDPVMGLVAGVCTATALGGSMLLIAFATTIHAAENRAARALWVRHFWLLHTPWLVAPMMAAVAIATAVLWPGPNAANYAFAALAVGASFWLIGCAVAFAAWQRRMAADAARLRLGRGIRHRVYVAGAACMLGAMLLGFLAGGASAIGAIVWAPADEATRVATSI
- the ndk gene encoding nucleoside-diphosphate kinase; this translates as METTLIILKPDAVQRGLVGRVIARLEDKGLQIVGCKLMQISQELAATHYGEHKGKPFYDGLVRFMTGAPVLVLAVRGLGAIAICRKLMGATFGSKAEPGTIRGDFGVSNSFNLIHGSDSPEAAERELKLFFGEGEVLDYERAINQWVYDLSSGSPE
- a CDS encoding carbon storage regulator, whose protein sequence is MITRREGEEVVVGDPRNPIGVVRIASIKGDRIRLAFDFPRTIDVHRREVADQIAQEDAPPGRSAGEAPVVETRVVETRAVETPRRVASTA
- a CDS encoding NifU family protein; this translates as MRLTGTVRERVERVIEQIRPAIQADGGDVELVEVTAEGLVRIRLHGACVGCPSSTLTLQSGIERNLQQHVPEVTAVEALDED